The nucleotide window GAGCGAACGCCAATGCCACGGCCAGCGCCAGGGACAGCAAAATGGCTGAGATCACACCGGATTTCATGCGTCTTGCACGGTTTCCGACCAATATCCTTTCACCGGATGAATCCGCCACGCGCCTTCCTGACGGTAGGACTCGAAATCAGCGGGCGTCTTGAGAATCTCCGGAGCCATGAAGCGGTCGCGGCCATCCATCGGCCGCACCCGGAAACCCAGATGATGCGCGGCGGTCGGCAGCATCAGTTCCAGATAAATCCGCAACGGAGGATTCAAGGCCGCCACGGCCTCGAACGCCGCCCGCGTCCAGAAGGAGCCGCACCCCAGCATGGACAGCACCACCGCGGAGTACTCCCGGCAGGAAATGTCCTGCCAATAGCTCAGGAATGCCGGATCGTGGGCATGGAAGGTATAGTGGGGATGGCCGGTGCCATCCACGCGGTTCAGCCGATGGCCGGCGACATCCGCATTTTCCCGGACAAGCAGGTCCAACAGCCGGGCATTGAGGCCCGGGTGAAGGGGGATCTCGTCATACTCCGCCACATGCACGTGACTGGCGCCCAGCTCACGGATCACGGGCAGGACCGCTTGGAACACCCCCAGATAACTCTGGCGCTCGCGGGGGTGGTCCTTCGTCCGCAGCCAGGGGTCATCGACGAAAACCGCATGATCCACTCCCAGCTTGGAATAGTTCTCGGGAGTGCCCCCATATGCCACCACGATGGCGTGATCGGGATCTCCATTCTTCCAGTACGCGCACATGCGCCGCACGGCCTCGGGAGACTCGTGGGTCAGCAACACGGTCGCAACAAGCGGGGCTCGGTCCATCAATCGGGAAGTTTGCGGGGAAAGTCCGGCTGCTCCGGGCGGGTGAATCCAAGGCTCTGGCGCCAATAACGGACCCGGTCCTGGGTGCGGAACACCGGCTTCAGGGGCATGCCGCCGGTGAAGCCGATCACATGGATCCGGCCTCGCCACACGAGGATGATCGCCCGGCCGAGCAATTCGCCCGTGACTTCGTCACGAACCGGAGATCCGAACCGGCTGATCCAGAAGCTTCCGATATGACGGAGGAGGTTTCGCATGTTGGATGACGGTACGGCGTTACTTGGCTCCCTTCGCCAGCAGCACCGCGGGGATCGTCTGGGCGAGGATCTTGATGTCCAACCATAACGACCAGTTGTCAATGTACTGAAGATCAAGTTTCACCCATTCATCAAAGCTGGTGATCTCATTGCGGCCGCTCACCTGCCAGATGCAGGTGAGGCCGGGCTTCACGCTCAGCTTCCGGCGGTGGGCGGAGTTTTCGATCTTGGGCAGCTCGTACATGGCCATCGGCCGCGGCCCCACCAGGCTCATTTCCCCGCGCGCGACGTTGATGAACTGCGGCAGCTCATCGATGGAGTACTTCCGGAGCAAACGTCCGACCGGGAAAATCCGCGGATCGTTCTCAAGCTTGAAGACCGGGCCGGACATCTGGTTGCCGGACTGCTGCTTGAGCTCTTCCAGCTTGCGATCCGCATCCGGAATCATCGTGCGAAACTTCCACATCCGGAACGGCTTGCCATAACGGCCCGCGCGCTCCTGGAAATAGAACACGGGGCCCGGACTCTGGATCTTGATCGCGATCGCGACCACCAGCCAGAGCGGCGCGGTCAGGATCAGGAGAAACACGGCACCCAGCCAATCCAGAACGCCCTTTGCCAGCAGTTCCCACGACAGATCGGGAGTGGAACGCAACACCAGCAGCGGACGGCCGCCGATCATGTCGAAGGTCGGCCGGGCCACCTGGGTCTGGATGAAACTCGCCGCCACCCAGGCCTCGATGCCCCGCGATTCGCAAATCTCGATGGCGGTGCCCAGTTTGTCGAAAGCGGTGCTCTTGGCCGCAAACACCACGCGCTCCACCGCCTCATCCTCCAGCAGGCGCTGGAAACCTTTCCAGTCGTCGGTCGTCAGGTCATGGCGGCCGACGATGCGCCATAGCACCGACTCATCCTCCGGCACCTCGCGCAACCACTGGTCGATGTCGGCGGGCGAGCCGGCGAGCACGATCGATTCCTTCCGATCCTCCGCCACACTCGCATGGCGCGCATGGTTGGACACCAGCCACGCGCGCGTCATGAGGAACAGTACCGCCAGCGGAATCGCCATCGCGAGGACCGCACGGCTGGAAGCATTGAAGCGGAAGAACACCACCATCACCGAGATCGCGATGGCGAGGATGGTAAAGGCCTTGATGACCTGCCACAGCGCGGGACCGAAGCGCTGGCGCACCGGACTGCGGTAGAACCCGAACAACTCCAAGGCCAGAGGCGCGAACGGCACGACGATGAAGAGCAGCCAGGTAATTTCCTTCAGTCCCGAGACATCGTTCTTGGAAACATGCACGCCGATTCGGTCCAGCCAGTCGATCAGCGGCTCGCGCAGGAGCGCGCCGACCGCGAATGCCGCCCAGATCAGCATCGCATCGACGAGCTGCAGCACCTGGATTGAAAAAGACTGACGGCGGTTGGCTGGCATGTCTGAAAAGGAATCGGACCGGCTGGTTGTTCCACATCGGCTCTCCGGGATCAATCCCGGGGGCGTGCCAAGGCGGCTTTGATGGAAGCCGCAGCCCTTTGGCCTTGGGAAGCGGCACTATAGTGGATGGAGAATTGCAGGATGCGCTCCTCCGGGACCCGTTCGAGGGGAGATCGCAAGGCAGCGGACAGGATCGCGCGGAAATTCTCCGGGTCCAGAGGATCGAAAAGCAAGCCGGTGTCCGGCAGGCACAGGTCCGCGGAGGCCCCGTTGTACATCGAGAACAACTGGGGCAAACCCGCCACCAGCGTTTCGAGCGTGGCCAAGGGCCAGTTGTCATCGAGGGTAGGCAGCATCGCCCAATCGGCGGCGGCAAAGTAGCGCGGCAACTCGTGGTGCTGGACGAATCCCGGCATCACCACACGGATGCCCGGGTTTTTGGCCGCCCATTCCTCCAGTTTGGCCCGATGCTCGCCATCTCCCAGCGCCAGAATGGAAAATTCCGGGCAATCCGGCTCACGTGCCACCGCCTCCACCGCCTCCGCCATCTGCAAGACCCCCTTGCGCGCCGAAAGGCTGCCGGAAAACAGGAATACCCTCCCCTTCAGACCCAGCTCCATCCGCGTTTCATCCCGGCGCTCGCGCCAGTGGGTCACATCCGCCTGCCATTCGAGGGTGTCGATGCCGGTCATCCCCTCATCGATTTCCGAAGATGCCGCTCCATAGGACTCCAGCAAGCGGCTGGACTCGGGGCCGTTCGACCAAAAACGGGCGGTCCGGCTCACGATCAACTGGCGGACCAGTCTCTTGAAAAGGCCCACATGCCCTTCGGTGTGGCAGGTACCCTCGGAATACACCAGCACGGGAACCCGGTGGAGCCAGCCATACAACAGCGACCACAAGGTGCGGAAACCGTACTCCGCGGTCACCACCACCTGCGGATCCGCAGCGGACAGGACACCGTAGGTCTTCTCGGAGAAATGGAACTGCCGGGGTTCCGTGTAGTGGACATCCTCCCGGTGCCGCTTGTAGATGAACGAACGGCAGTTCTGGATGACCGTGCGGAAGCGGTGTCCGTCCGCACTGGCCTGCCAGCCGCGGTTGAACTCGGAAAGCGTGTCCAGCACCACGGTCAGATCCACGTGGCGCGCGATCTCATTGTAGAATCCGATCCGGTACGGCGGCAGCATATTGGTAACCAATGCGACACGCGTCCGGTCAGTAAGGGATGACGGATTCATGGGGGATCAGGAATGGAAGACGACGAGCTTCCGGAAGACGAAATTGGCAAGGGTCGACACCGCGATCACACCCAGTTTGACCCAAAAATCGTTGGCGTGGGAGTACGTGATCAGGTACCACGCCGCCGATTGTCCCGCCACGAAGCTGGCGGCGGCAGCGGCGGTGAACAGGGCGAATTCCTTCCGTGGAGCATGCCTGCCCGCCACGAAGACCCAGCGCCGGTTGGTCTCGTAAGTGAAGGCATTGGTCGGGATGAAGCCGACGGCGATTTCCACCAGATTCCAGAGCAACCGGTGCTCGTCGTAGGACGCGCCCAGCTTCATGGCGATCCAGCGGAACAAGGCGCACGCCGCGAAGAACACGAAAACCGAGGTTCCGCCGATGGCGAGGTACTTGGTGAACTGCCAGCTACCCCGCGCCTCCGGCTTCATCACGGTGGCGAGGGCGGTCCGCCAGCCACGCTCCCGCGCATCCGAAATCAGCGCCGCGGTGTCCCGCAGCGCATCGAAGGGATAGCGGGCGAGACTTTTCATGCGTCCGTATCGTATTTGCCGGTGCAGGTTTCCACGAGCTGCCGCATCACGGCGAACAGCCCGCCGAAGCCTTTGATCTTGGTCGGCGTCTTGCCGGTGGCCGGATAGACGCGCGACACCGGAGTCTCGATCACCCGATAGCCGAACGCCGCCGCCTTGATCGCCAGGTGATAGTGCAACTGGTAGCGGTCGAAGCATGGCCGGAACACGCCGATCTCCGGGTCTGTTAGAAGACGGCGGCTGTAGGCGCGGAAGCCATTGGTCGTATCCGTATAGCGGAAGCCCGCGGCCAGTGAAATGAGCGGCGCATGGAGAACGTTCACCGCGAGATAGCGGCTGAGAGGCGTGTTCTCATGATGGCCGCCCGGGATGAAGCGGCTGCCCTGGACATGGTCGAAACCGTTCTCCAACAGCTCCACCATGCTCGGAATCGCATCGAGCCCGTCCTTGCCATTGCCATCGATGACGATCACGCCGTCGTAGCCCTCGGCGAGGCAGTAGTCGAAGGCCATCCTCATCTGCGCGCTGAGCTTGCCCGGGCCGCGCTTCACCAGCAGTGCCTTCGCACCCGCTTCCTGCATCAAGGCCCCATCGAGCGAACCATCGGTGCTGCCGCCATCGGCGACGATCACATCCACCAGTGGCGCGTGCTCCGCCATCGCGCGCACCTGCTTGCGGATCTTTTCGCCCTCGTTGATCACGAACACGCAGATCGCCCATTGCTTCGCACGCGGTCTTTCCCACGCCACTTCATAACGCGGGCTGCGGACATCGTCTCCTCTCAGGATGGTTTCCACGTTCACGATGCCACCTCCTCCTTCGATTCCTTCACGATGCTGCTCTGCACGGTGTCCTCCAAAAGGACCGAGCTGTTCGCCTCATGGCCGATGAAGTAGAGCGGGCGGCTGCGCACCTCGCCGAGGATCGTTCCCACGTATTCACTGAGCACGGCGAGGATCAGGCAGATGAAAAAGAACATGCCGCTCTGCTGGAGGGACAGGGTCGTCCAGCCGGCCGCAACGTTCTGCTTCACCAGGTAGATCCCGACCACATAGCAGGCATAGATGAGGTTGAGTCCCGCACCGGCCAGCCCCGCCAGCGTCACCACCCGCAGCGGATGCCGGGTATTGGCCGCCAGCAGATCGATGGCGGTGGCGGTCTCGGTGGCGAACGATCCGGCTTTCGGCTGATCGAGCCGCTCGACGCGGCGATATGGAAAGAACTCGTGATGGTAACCCAGCGTGAGCGTCAGCACGCGCAGGTAACGGCTCTGGACGCGCACCTGCAACAGTGCGTTCACCGCCTGGCGGCTCATCGCACGGAAATCCTCGGCACCGCGCTTCAATTCGACGCCGAGACGCCGGTTGCAGTAGCGCCGGAACAAATTGCCGAGAAACTCACGCACACCGGAGCGCAGCCGCGGATTCAATGCCACGCCGTGGACGATCCCTCCGTTGGTACGACAGACGGTCACCAGTTCGGGAATCGCTTCCACGGGATCTCCCGTGGGATCGAGCGTCACCACATAGTCACCGATGGCCGACTCGATGCCGGCGGACAGGGCCACCTCCCGGCCGAAGGAGCGGGAGAGACGCAGGTAACGCACCCGCGGAATGTCCCTGAGCAGACGCTCCGCGGTCTGCCGCGTGTCATCGGAGGAACCGTCATCCACGAGGATGATTTCGAAAAAACGGTAGTGTCCCTCCATCACGCGGGAGAGATCGGTTAGAAAAGGCGCGAGGATGGCCCCGTCGTTGTCGAGGGGCGCCACCACGCTGATGACGGTATGCGGGTCCATGTGGGGAGACGGAGTGCAGGAGCACGTCAAGGAGCGCCGGACAATACGGAGTCCAGTTCGTCCTCGACGTCGAAAATGTTGTCAATTTTGCCACCCATCACATGGATCAACGCGGGCAGCCCGGGATCCCGCCGGAACAGGATCGGGCGGCCGTCATCGACCTCGGTCTGGGGCAGCAGTGTTTTCACCTCCCACAACGAATCACGGTGGACCGCGCCGCGCAGGACCGGCAGGTAGCGGGAGGCATCCCCGACCATGTATTCGAAATGGCTGCGCTTGGAAAGCTGTTCGAAGCGCTGATAAGGATCGATCGGCTTTTCCCCCGGTTTCTCGAACCACTGGAGATGCGGCGTGTAGCGGACGTGGCTCAGGGTGGTGAGCCCGCGCGAGGGATAGGGCATGAAGGAGAAGAACGGCCCGCACATCATGGTCACGGACAAGCCGTCCAGATCGGGGGGCAATTCCACCAAGGCCATCTCCGCGAGCTCGTGCTTGAGGGGGATCGGCGGCAGACCGCTGCCGGATGTGAGCAGATTCAAGCCGCTGTAGGTCGCGTTCACCACCAGCTTCACCCGGTATTCCGACCCATCGTCCAGACGGACCTCCGCCAAGCCATCGGTCGCCGGTTGGGCGGAAACCACCCGGGTGCCGAGCTTCACCGGAATACCGGCTTCCTCCAAATCGCGGTGGCAGCGCTGGCGCAGGATCGCGCAATCGAACGCGCACTCCTCGGCGATCCACGAGGCCTCGGTGAGCACGGGGTTGAACAACCGCGCGATCTTGTCAGGCGCTGGTTTCAACGGCGCGCCGATCCGTTTCATGAACAACTCGAACTGCCCGGCGGACACCTTTGAAAACAACCGCCCCACCGCATAGACCTTCGTGAAGGTGTCCACGATGGCCTCGCGGTAGGTATCGCGGAAGCGCTCGTAATTGTGACGCGACCGGTAGGCCGTCATCAGGCTGCGCGGATAGTGGTAGCCGCCGTGGACCCGCGCCTGGTTCACACGCGAGGCCCTGCCTAACAGCTCCGGCCCGGCCTCCACCACCAGCGGCTTCAGACCGCGGCGATGCAGCATCAGCGCGATCGAGCAGCCGAAGAAGCCTCCGCCCGCGATCACCACATCCGGTTCCCTGCCGTTCATTCCGGAATACGATAGCATTCCCGCGTCTTGCGGATCGCCAGTCCCACCGAAGGCACGATGTCCTCCTGGGCTTTCATTTCAATGGCCACGTCTCCACGGTAGCCGGCCTTGTCCAACGCGTCCGCCACCCGCTGATGCACGGGATCGGGTTCGTCCCATGGGCCGAGGTTCGGCTGGCTGGCATGGGCGTGGGCGATCAGATGCGAGGCCTGTGCAATCACCGGCTCGAAGTTCTCTCCGCTCAAGGCCAGTCCGCCCGCATCCACATGCAGGCGGAAGCCCGGTGAGGAAACCGCCGTCACCAGATCGGCCGCCTGATCCATGCGGGTGCAGAAGTCCGCGCCGTAGGCTTCGGGATTCGCCTCCATCACCAGACACGAACCGGCCTGATGGCAGGCATCACCAACTTCACGGAAAAACTCCGTCGCGATCTTCATCGCCTCCGCGTGGGACCGCGATCCCTTCAGGCGGTTCTTCGGCGAGCCGAATACCATCGGTCCGGCCCCGCACCATCCCGCCACCTGCCCGACCGCGATCAACCATTCCTTCATCCGCAGGCGGGAGGCCTGGTCATCGAAAAGGAACACTCCATCGGCACCAAACAAGAGTGCCTGGAACGAGCCGATGCGGAAACCTCGTCCGGCATACCACTCCGCCTTTGCGCGCACGGCTTTTTCATCCGCACACAGGGGATCGCCGAAGGCCCGCAACGGTGCGAGTTCGACCGTCTTGACGCCGAGCTCGAGCGCCTTGTCCAACAACTCTTCCTCCCGGTCGGGAGGCCAGGCGATGTGCGAGATCGAAAGGTGGGAAGAAACAATCATCGGATGGAGGTGGCGGGACCGGCCGGTTCGTAGCGCAGGAGTGTGAGGCTGCCGAGCATCGTTTCCCTTTTGCCCCATGGCCCGAGGGCCGCGGTCGTGTTCACGATGGGCTCGAAAGCGGTGAGCCGGTGCCAAGGACCGGCTTTCCCTTGAAGAACGGGAACCAAGGGCCAGGGCAGAATGCCGGAGGGATCGGAGTCCGCATCGCCGTCCACGATCAGGATGTCTCCATTCGAAAGCGCGGAAAGCGATTGCTTCTCATACACCAGCCGCCGCTCGGCCGGAATCAGATTGGGGAAAGTCGTGAAGCGGATGCGGGCCCATTCCTCCGGCGGTCGTTCGGCCGCCGCTTCCCATAGGGAAAGCGGAATGAAAACCGTGCCGGTGCTGGTAGCCAAAGCTTCCGCCAAGACCTGGCGCGCGCGATCCCGCGGTGATGTGGGTTTGGAAGTCGCCACCGCAACCGTCGCCAATACCAGAGGCAGCACGCAGGCCACCGCCTGCCCACCAAGGCCCAACCTCACAAGACCGCGCCAGGCTCGTGGAAATCCGGACACAAGATGGAATGCCGCACCCGCCGCAAATCCGATGAACGGCGCAACCACCGCACCATGCCCGATGTTCGGATGACCCGTCGCGATCAGATACAGCGGTGCGAGCAAAACCAGCGCAATGGTAAGGGTGAGAGCCGGAGTCGTTTCCGCACGGGCCGCCTTGCCCCCTTTCCACCACGCCAGGACGCTGCAAGCGGTAATGAACAGAAGCGGAGCGGAGAAGAATACATTCCTGGGATCGAGGAACAGGCGGGTGAATGTCTGGACGATCCCCGACTTCAGCCCGCGCATCGCGGAAAGCGTGTCCTTCAACTGTTGCAGGCGGGCGGGATCGGACTGGTAGTAAAAGGCGAACCACGCCACCCCGACGAGCAAGGGCAGCCACCATTTCCACAGCGCCGTGCGGCCATCCCGGAAAGTTCCCGCCAGCACAATGAGGCCCGCTCCGGCCAGGGTCAGAGGATGAACCGAAGGAGCGAGAACCAGACAGATCGGGGCCACCCACAGGTGCCATTTCCGCGATTGGGAGGAAAGCAATGGTACCGCCGCGAACCACAGCAACACCGACGCCCATGTTTCCGGCCGATCGAGGAATGCCATGCTCGCAAACCACCCGCGATGGAACAGCACGGTCAGAAAGCCGATCGACGCCCCGGCGCTTGAACGGAATTTCCCATGCAGCAGCAGACCGACATGCACGGCGACTCCAAAGCGCAGCAAATGCAACAGCGACGCATCTCCCAGGCATGACCATGGCAGCAGGGTGCCGAACCAGGAACGCGCCAGCGGCCAGCCGAACCAGTGATAGCCCCACGTGTGATCGAAGCCTTCAAAGGTTCCCACAAACGGCCAGGCCAAATGCCCGGGATGTTTGCCCAGCGCAGCACCGACACTCTGGAATCCATCCGGAAAGCCGGGTTTGATGACGTACCACCCCGTCCACATCGACAAGGCGGCCCATGCCAGCCCGACGAT belongs to Luteolibacter ambystomatis and includes:
- a CDS encoding sugar transferase; the encoded protein is MPANRRQSFSIQVLQLVDAMLIWAAFAVGALLREPLIDWLDRIGVHVSKNDVSGLKEITWLLFIVVPFAPLALELFGFYRSPVRQRFGPALWQVIKAFTILAIAISVMVVFFRFNASSRAVLAMAIPLAVLFLMTRAWLVSNHARHASVAEDRKESIVLAGSPADIDQWLREVPEDESVLWRIVGRHDLTTDDWKGFQRLLEDEAVERVVFAAKSTAFDKLGTAIEICESRGIEAWVAASFIQTQVARPTFDMIGGRPLLVLRSTPDLSWELLAKGVLDWLGAVFLLILTAPLWLVVAIAIKIQSPGPVFYFQERAGRYGKPFRMWKFRTMIPDADRKLEELKQQSGNQMSGPVFKLENDPRIFPVGRLLRKYSIDELPQFINVARGEMSLVGPRPMAMYELPKIENSAHRRKLSVKPGLTCIWQVSGRNEITSFDEWVKLDLQYIDNWSLWLDIKILAQTIPAVLLAKGAK
- a CDS encoding glycosyltransferase, whose amino-acid sequence is MDPHTVISVVAPLDNDGAILAPFLTDLSRVMEGHYRFFEIILVDDGSSDDTRQTAERLLRDIPRVRYLRLSRSFGREVALSAGIESAIGDYVVTLDPTGDPVEAIPELVTVCRTNGGIVHGVALNPRLRSGVREFLGNLFRRYCNRRLGVELKRGAEDFRAMSRQAVNALLQVRVQSRYLRVLTLTLGYHHEFFPYRRVERLDQPKAGSFATETATAIDLLAANTRHPLRVVTLAGLAGAGLNLIYACYVVGIYLVKQNVAAGWTTLSLQQSGMFFFICLILAVLSEYVGTILGEVRSRPLYFIGHEANSSVLLEDTVQSSIVKESKEEVAS
- a CDS encoding GtrA family protein, coding for MKSLARYPFDALRDTAALISDARERGWRTALATVMKPEARGSWQFTKYLAIGGTSVFVFFAACALFRWIAMKLGASYDEHRLLWNLVEIAVGFIPTNAFTYETNRRWVFVAGRHAPRKEFALFTAAAAASFVAGQSAAWYLITYSHANDFWVKLGVIAVSTLANFVFRKLVVFHS
- a CDS encoding glycosyltransferase family 2 protein, producing the protein METILRGDDVRSPRYEVAWERPRAKQWAICVFVINEGEKIRKQVRAMAEHAPLVDVIVADGGSTDGSLDGALMQEAGAKALLVKRGPGKLSAQMRMAFDYCLAEGYDGVIVIDGNGKDGLDAIPSMVELLENGFDHVQGSRFIPGGHHENTPLSRYLAVNVLHAPLISLAAGFRYTDTTNGFRAYSRRLLTDPEIGVFRPCFDRYQLHYHLAIKAAAFGYRVIETPVSRVYPATGKTPTKIKGFGGLFAVMRQLVETCTGKYDTDA
- a CDS encoding glycosyltransferase family 4 protein, producing the protein MNPSSLTDRTRVALVTNMLPPYRIGFYNEIARHVDLTVVLDTLSEFNRGWQASADGHRFRTVIQNCRSFIYKRHREDVHYTEPRQFHFSEKTYGVLSAADPQVVVTAEYGFRTLWSLLYGWLHRVPVLVYSEGTCHTEGHVGLFKRLVRQLIVSRTARFWSNGPESSRLLESYGAASSEIDEGMTGIDTLEWQADVTHWRERRDETRMELGLKGRVFLFSGSLSARKGVLQMAEAVEAVAREPDCPEFSILALGDGEHRAKLEEWAAKNPGIRVVMPGFVQHHELPRYFAAADWAMLPTLDDNWPLATLETLVAGLPQLFSMYNGASADLCLPDTGLLFDPLDPENFRAILSAALRSPLERVPEERILQFSIHYSAASQGQRAAASIKAALARPRD
- a CDS encoding sugar phosphate isomerase/epimerase family protein, with product MIVSSHLSISHIAWPPDREEELLDKALELGVKTVELAPLRAFGDPLCADEKAVRAKAEWYAGRGFRIGSFQALLFGADGVFLFDDQASRLRMKEWLIAVGQVAGWCGAGPMVFGSPKNRLKGSRSHAEAMKIATEFFREVGDACHQAGSCLVMEANPEAYGADFCTRMDQAADLVTAVSSPGFRLHVDAGGLALSGENFEPVIAQASHLIAHAHASQPNLGPWDEPDPVHQRVADALDKAGYRGDVAIEMKAQEDIVPSVGLAIRKTRECYRIPE
- a CDS encoding NAD(P)/FAD-dependent oxidoreductase, with amino-acid sequence MNGREPDVVIAGGGFFGCSIALMLHRRGLKPLVVEAGPELLGRASRVNQARVHGGYHYPRSLMTAYRSRHNYERFRDTYREAIVDTFTKVYAVGRLFSKVSAGQFELFMKRIGAPLKPAPDKIARLFNPVLTEASWIAEECAFDCAILRQRCHRDLEEAGIPVKLGTRVVSAQPATDGLAEVRLDDGSEYRVKLVVNATYSGLNLLTSGSGLPPIPLKHELAEMALVELPPDLDGLSVTMMCGPFFSFMPYPSRGLTTLSHVRYTPHLQWFEKPGEKPIDPYQRFEQLSKRSHFEYMVGDASRYLPVLRGAVHRDSLWEVKTLLPQTEVDDGRPILFRRDPGLPALIHVMGGKIDNIFDVEDELDSVLSGAP